The proteins below are encoded in one region of Coffea arabica cultivar ET-39 chromosome 4c, Coffea Arabica ET-39 HiFi, whole genome shotgun sequence:
- the LOC113742729 gene encoding glyoxylate/succinic semialdehyde reductase 2, chloroplastic: protein MLVALFRREAATPAPFYAFFFFGEGGGGGWVLDFVELYPVRIFVVPSVYEFTVHTPEPDLAAALEFSQSHNRSFDVAEDHTACSLTDCWSGIWVLGILRRDDKLHYKEAGMAKTLLLKTTPDFSQHYLYLRHPSFNLYSPPNVKTSCFPQVMAMCSSFYPLLPINFGNKARLIFPFPTKPQSLVCFKAFSSQADTSTTKDDIPARIGFLGLGIMGSPMAQNLLKAGCDVTVWNRTKSKCDPLLSIGAKYKASPEEVAASCDITFAMLADPESAADVACGKRGVASGMGPGKGYVDVSTVDGDTSKLICQHIKATGAQFLEAPVSGSKKPAEDGQLIFLTAGDRSLYEVVGPLLDIMGKSRFYLGDVGNGAAMKLVVNMIMGSMMASFSEGLLLSEKVGLDPSVLVEVISQGAISAPMYSMKGPSMVKSLYPTAFPLKHQQKDLRLALGLAESVSQSTPIAAAANELYKVAKSHGLSDDDFSAVIEALKARIQDKK from the exons ATGCTTGTTGCGCTTTTTCGCCGAGAAGCAGCCACCCCTGCCCCATtttatgccttttttttttttggggagggggggggggggggttgggtgTTGGATTTTGTGGAACTTTATCCAGTCAGAATCTTTGTGGTCCCCAGCGTCTACGAGTTCACTGTTCACACCCCAGAACCTGATCTTGCCGCAGCTCTCGAGTTTTCACAGTCACACAACCGCAGTTTTGATGTGGCAGAAGACCATACTGCCTGCAGTCTGACAGATTGCTGGTCTGGCATCTGGGTGTTGGGCATACTGAGAAGAGACGACAAATTACATTACAAGGAGGCCGGAATGGCCAAAACTCTCCTTTTGAAAACCACTCCCGATTTCAGTCAGCATTACCTCTACCTCCGCCACCCATCTTTCAACCTCTATTCACCGCCAAACGTAAAAACTAGCTGTTTTCCACAGGTTATGGCTATGTGTTCAAGTTTTTATCCTCTTTTGCCCATCAACTTTGGAAACAAAGCCAGACTCATCTTTCCTTTCCCAACTAAACCTCAATCTCTTGTCTGTTTCAAGGCGTTTTCATCTCAGGCCGATACTTCTACCACCAAAG ATGACATTCCAGCTCGCATTGGCTTTCTAGGTCTTGGAATTATGGGTTCTCCAATGGCCCAAAATCTATTGAAAGCAGG ATGTGATGTTACTGTCTGGAATAGGACCAAGAGCAAATGTGATCCACTTCTCTCCATTGGTGCTAA GTATAAAGCCTCCCCTGAGGAAGTGGCAGCATCTTGTGACATCACATTTGCAATGCTTGCTGATCCTGAAAGTGCT gCAGATGTTGCTTGTGGAAAGCGTGGAGTTGCTAGTGGAATGGGTCCAGGAAAAGG TTATGTAGATGTCTCTACAGTTGATGGTGACACTTCAAAATTGATTTGTCAACATATTAAAGCAACAGGAGCCCAGTTTTTGGAG GCTCCAGTTTCAGGTTCCAAAAAGCCTGCAGAAGATGGACAGCTCATTTTTCTTACAGCAG GTGACAGATCTCTATATGAAGTGGTTGGTCCACTATTGGACATCATGGGAAAG TCAAGATTTTACCTTGGGGATGTCGGCAATGGAGCTGCCATGAAACTCGTGGTAAACATGATCATGGGAAG TATGATGGCATCATTTTCTGAAGGATTGCTCCTCAGTGAAAAAGTTGGACTCGACCCAAGTGTTCTGGTTGAG GTTATCTCACAGGGTGCCATAAGCGCACCAATGTACTCGATGAAAGGGCCTTCTATGGTTAAATCCCTCTATCCTACTGCCTTTCCCTTGAAACATCAGCAAAAG GACCTTCGGCTTGCATTAGGACTAGCtgaatcagtttcacaatcaacTCCAATTGCAGCAGCTGCAAACGAACTTTACAAGGTGGCAAAATCTCACGGTTTAAGTGATGATGACTTCTCAGCAGTAATTGAGGCACTGAAAGCGAGAATACAGGACAAAAAGTGA
- the LOC140005075 gene encoding uncharacterized protein gives MTTTSSAVKNSNNNFLPPGLVSNLQEVLLKRKGADDPDPQSQSSSAAKPPTVNDESAEPSSSSASNSGRVDDQPDSDTSKPVILVTNGDGIESPGLTHLVQALVCLGRYNVHVCAPQSDKSASGHSLTMRQTISVSLAEIDGATAYEVSGTPADCVSLALSGALFSWTKPLLVISGINRGSSCGHHMLYSGVVAGAREALISGVPSLSISLNWKKDQSQDNDFKDAVTACMPVLEAAVGDIEKGVFPRDCSFHIEIPTSPLANKGFKLAKQSLWRSTLNWQAVSSNRHPSSGRFMSNQQILGMQLAQLSRDASAAGAARRLGTQKKNVEVVESVGVAGKSDSNRTMRYFRLEFLDKDQGGEDEDLDFRAIENGFIAITPVFPQSQVESGTQVAAASDWVSRALKVGQ, from the exons ATGACGACGACGTCGTCCGCGGTGAAGAACAGCAACAACAACTTTTTGCCACCTGGGCTGGTGTCCAATTTGCAGGAGGTGCTCCTTAAGAGAAAGGGTGCGGATGACCCGGACCCACAATCACAGTCCTCCTCTGCCGCCAAACCACCCACTGTCAACGATGAATCGGCGGAACCTTCTTCGTCGTCTGCTTCCAATTCCGGCCGGGTTGATGACCAGCCTGATTCAGATACCTCTAAACCGGTCATTTTGGTCACCAATGGTGATGGGATTGAATCCCCTGGCCTTACCCATTTGGTTCAAGCTCTTGTTTGTCTAGGCCGTTACAATGTCCACGTTTGTGCCCCTCAATC GGATAAATCTGCCTCCGGTCATTCGTTGACTATGAGACAGACTATTTCTGTTAGTTTAGCTGAAATTGATGGCGCCACCGCATACGAAGTTTCTG GGACTCCTGCCGATTGTGTTTCTTTGGCTTTATCTGGGGCTTTATTTTCTTGGACAAAGCCTTTGCTG GTAATTAGCGGAATCAACAGGGGTTCAAGTTGTGGCCACCACAT GCTTTACTCAGGTGTTGTTGCCGGAGCTCGAGAAGCACTGATTAGTGGTGTGCCATCTTTATCGATATCATTGAATTG GAAGAAGGATCAAAGTCAGGACAATGATTTCAAGGATGCTGTTACTGCCTGTATGCCAGTACTAGAAGCAGCTGTTGGAGACATAGAGAAGGGAGTTTTTCCAAGGGACTGCTCTTTCCACATAGAAATTCCGACATCTCCTTTGGCAAACAAG GGGTTCAAATTGGCAAAACAAAGTCTCTGGAGGTCTACACTTAATTGGCAAGCAGTTTCATCAAATAGGCACCCATCTTCTGGACGTTTCATGTCGAATCAACAGATCTTGGGTATGCAGCTTGCTCAACTTAGCCGGGATGCTTCTGCTGCT GGTGCTGCTCGCCGTTTGGGCACACAGAAGAAGAACGTTGAGGTGGTTGAATCAGTTGGTGTTGCCGGGAAATCTGATTCCAATCGGACTATGAGATATTTCAGGCTGGAG TTCCTCGATAAAGATCAGGGAGGAGAAGATGAGGATCTGGACTTCAGAGCGATTGAAAATGGCTTC ATAGCCATCACTCCTGTATTTCCTCAATCGCAAGTAGAGTCGGGAACTCAAGTAGCTGCTGCTTCTGATTGGGTTTCCAGAGCACTGAAAGTTGGCCAGTGA